AAATCCTCACCGAAAAAGGAATCCACAGGAAGGTTTTCGCCGACGTGACTACAACAAGCCTCCCCCACGGCTGGAAGTGGGGTGTTTTAGCGGGAATAGAGGAGGTCGCAAAGCTCCTCGAGGGCCTTCCTGTCAACGTCTACGCGATGCCAGAGGGAACTATCTTTCACCCCTACGAACCGGTTCTCCAGATAGAGGGCTTTTACGAGGAGTTCGGGGTGTATGAGACGGCTTTACTTGGAATGCTCAGCCAGGCGAGTGGAATATCAACTTCGGCCCTAAGGATTAAGATTGCAGCGAACTTCAAGCCGGTTTACTCCTTTGGCATAAGGCACATGCATCCAGCAATAGCCCCGATGATTGACCGCTCCGCCTTCATAGGCGGTTGTGATGGGGTTTCCGGCGTTCTTGGAGCCGAGATGATTGGCGAGAAGCCCGTTGGAACCATGCCCCACGCACTGATTCTCACGGTTGGCGACCAAGTTAAGGCCTGGAAATATTTTGACGAGGTCGTTGAGCCCGAAGTTCCTAGAACGGCTTTAGTTGATACCCTCTGCGACGAGAAGTTCGAGGCGTTGATGGCGGCCGAGGCCCTCAGTGAAAGGCTCAGCGCGGTCCGCTTAGACACACCCGGCTCAAGGAGGGGGAACTTCCGAAAAATCATAGAGGAAGTCCGCTGGGAGCTCAATTTGAGGGGCTACGACTGGGTGAAGATACTCGTCTCAGGTGGCCTAAACGAGGAAAGCATAAGGGAGATAGTTGACGTTGCAGATGCCTTTGGAGTTGGCTCTGCCATAGCGAGTGCGAAACCCGTGGATTTCTCCCTCGATATAGTGGAGGTCGAAGGGAAGCCGATAACGAAGCGTGGAAAACTCAGTGGAAGGAAGCAGGTTTACCGCTGTGAGAACGGCCACTACCACCTCGTTCCGGCGGATAAAAAGCTTGAACGCTGTCCAGTCTGCGGGGCGAAGGTTGAACCCCTTCTTAAACCACTCATAAAGAACGGAGAAATCGTGGGAGAACTGCCAAAGGCGAGGGAGATAAGGGAGTACGTCCTTGAGCAGGCCCAGAAATTAAACCTGGGTCTCGAATGAACTTATTCCTCTTTTATGTCTCTTTAGTTTCCCAGAAAAGCTTCACAGGGAAGATAAAAGAGAGGCCTTCAGGCCTCCTCAATGCTGATAGCGCTAACAGGGCAGGCCTCCATGGCCTCCTTGGCGCAGTTGTAGAGGTTCTCGTCCTCGATGACCTCGACAACCGGCTGGGCTTTTCCATCGTCACCCATCTCGAAGACGTCCGGGCAGAGGCTAGCACAGATGGCGTCACCAATGCAGGTGTCCTTGTCGACGGTAACCTTCCACGCCATGGCACATCACCGGGTTTAAGTGGGTTCGGACGAATATAAACTTTTCGTTTCTAAAACTGGCGGTTTGAAACGATAATCTGTAGAAAGGGAAGCGAAAGAAGGCGATGATGAACAGAAAAAGTCAGGACTGGTCAGTAAAGGCCCAGCTTTTTCTTGTACTCCGGGCTTATCCTATCTGGTGTCCACGGCGGGTCAAAGGTAAGCTCTATTTCCGCGTCCTTAACCCCGGGAATTTCAAGGATTTTGTCCTCAACTGCCCTGAGAATCCACATCGTCATTGGACAACCTGGTGTCGTCATCGTCATCTTGACGTAAACCGTGTTGTCGGGCCTTATCTGAAGGTCATAGATAAGGCCGAGGTTGACTACATCCAATCCAATCTCCGGGTCAATGACCTCCTTGAGCTTCTCAAGGATGAGTTCCTTCGTGAGCTGGACGTTCTCTCCAGTATCCTGAACCTCCCTCTCGCGGTTTACCGTTATCAATCCCACACCCTCAAGTTTTCCGAGCTCGGAGTGGAGCTTTATGAGAGTGTTGTCCAGGTCGGGGGTGTCCTTTGCGAGGGTTACCGTAACGTTGCCCTTCTCATCGACCTCGATTGAGCGAATGAACTTCTCGTCAACGACGGACTTCACAACCTTCTCAACCTCTTCCTTTGTGACCATCCTCACCACCGGCTTAGGTTAAAAACTACACATTTAAACCTTTTGGGTCAGAATTGTGAACTATCTGGAGAGGACGTCTCTCATCAGTTCAACGGCCATCTTAGGAGTTAAGGCTCTCGCCCTTGTCTCGCGGAGAATCCTTTGAAGGGCCAGCCTCTTCGTTGAAGGCGCCCTCCTGAAGAGTTCCCAGAGCAGAGGGCAGCCAAAGCTCAGCTCGTACTTTCCGCCGATTATCTCGATAATCTCCTCTTTATCGAGGGCAAGAAAAGCGGGGAGGTTCAACATTACGAGTTCCCCCTTTTTGTAAATGGAGATTAAGCCCGAGCTCAGCATGTCTCCAGTTGCAAGGATTTTTGCACCCAGTTCCTTTGCCTTTTGTTCAACAGCTTCCATAACCATCGAATGACAGCGACCGCATATGGGTGCTCCTTTTTCAATGAGCTCTCCCATGGTCTCTTCGTAATCCGGCACCTCTACAAGTATCGCGTTCTGGGAACGAACCTTTTTGAGAGTCTTTTCACTCATTTGGGGCAGTTTGGCCGTTATAGGAACTACCTCAAAGCCGGCCCAGCGGAGTATCTTTAGGGTTGCCGTGCTGTCGGAGCCGGCCGAGAATGCAACGGCAACCTTAACCTCAAGGGGGATCCTTTCAAACTCCCTTCCTTCAAGGCGGTATAAAATGAGTGCTTTCAGCCTTGAATAAGCTTCCTCGCCAATCTCTCCCCTGACCCGTTCAAGGGCTTCAATGTTGTAACGGAGGCGATACCCTTTGACTTGATCATTGATTGGAACCAGCATTCAGACCTCCTCCAAGGTTAGCTTTTCCAGAAGTTCAGGGTAGGTGTAGGTGGTATCTTGGTTAATTCCCCTGAAGCTATACTCCCACAGTCGTATGCCAGGAACCCTCTTGATGTTTCTTTTGAAAGAACGGGCTATCAAAATCCCCCCCAACGGTCTCAGGACCACTCTCCAATATATACCTCCCCAACTGTCCCAGCTCAGTGTTACCCGCACTACTCATCTTTACCTCGATGAGAATCTTTGGGACAATCCCAACGGGGTGTTTGGGCTTTATTAACAGATCCACATGGCCTGAGGGTAGGGCTTTCTCGCCAAGGACTTCAAAATCTTCAGGATTACCCTCCAAGCCGAAGGTTTCTAGCACGTTCCTCATGAATCCCCTCTCCAATGCCTTCCTCAACAGGGATTGAAGTATGACCTCACGCATTGGGAACACTTCAGGTGGGTTCACTAGGTCCTTAGAAAACGCTATCTTCGGCGTGAATGGAATTCCCTCATGCGCTAGTTTCTCGAATTCACCTTCCGATGGATTTCCCATGACGGAAACGTTGTGCAGGGTAACTTTGTCTGCCTGGAAATGAGTTTTTCTGTAGCCCCCTCTAAGAAGAAGGTTTTCCGCTATGTATGCGAATTCCGGCCTTACCATGGACTCGGATAGCTGGCGTATGGGCCTGAGCAGAAGTCTAAAGGGAAAAGAGTATTCCCTTCCAGAGGGTAGTTTTATTGGCCTCCATGGTCCAATTTCATCCGAGTTTTTAATCGCCACCTTATCCTCAACCTGATACAGGTTGTAAACCCTTGCCCCGTGGAGAAATGAAACATAATCACCGATTTCAATATCCACAAAGGCCCAGTATCCATTAATGCTCCCTGTAAATCCTGCCAGGTTCGTCTCGATGCATTTTTTAAGGTTCTCTTTGGTTGCAACGGCAACGAGGAAGTACGCCATTTTTACCCCTCTTCACTTTTCAGTTGGGGGTTAAAACTTTCACGCCCCCGGGAAAACCTTAAAAGAGGCCCTTCCTAACCCCGCTTACGAACCAAAAATCCTTCTGGAGGGAGGGAAATGAAGGAGATAATTGAGAGGGTTAGGAACAAGACGAGCATCCCCGTTTATGAAAGGACCATAGAAAACGTTCTGTCAGCGATACTGGCGAGCAGCGACGTCTGGAGGAT
The window above is part of the Thermococcus sp. genome. Proteins encoded here:
- a CDS encoding nicotinate phosphoribosyltransferase yields the protein ILTEKGIHRKVFADVTTTSLPHGWKWGVLAGIEEVAKLLEGLPVNVYAMPEGTIFHPYEPVLQIEGFYEEFGVYETALLGMLSQASGISTSALRIKIAANFKPVYSFGIRHMHPAIAPMIDRSAFIGGCDGVSGVLGAEMIGEKPVGTMPHALILTVGDQVKAWKYFDEVVEPEVPRTALVDTLCDEKFEALMAAEALSERLSAVRLDTPGSRRGNFRKIIEEVRWELNLRGYDWVKILVSGGLNEESIREIVDVADAFGVGSAIASAKPVDFSLDIVEVEGKPITKRGKLSGRKQVYRCENGHYHLVPADKKLERCPVCGAKVEPLLKPLIKNGEIVGELPKAREIREYVLEQAQKLNLGLE
- a CDS encoding ferredoxin — protein: MAWKVTVDKDTCIGDAICASLCPDVFEMGDDGKAQPVVEVIEDENLYNCAKEAMEACPVSAISIEEA
- a CDS encoding metal-sulfur cluster assembly factor; amino-acid sequence: MVTKEEVEKVVKSVVDEKFIRSIEVDEKGNVTVTLAKDTPDLDNTLIKLHSELGKLEGVGLITVNREREVQDTGENVQLTKELILEKLKEVIDPEIGLDVVNLGLIYDLQIRPDNTVYVKMTMTTPGCPMTMWILRAVEDKILEIPGVKDAEIELTFDPPWTPDRISPEYKKKLGLY
- a CDS encoding ATPase codes for the protein MLVPINDQVKGYRLRYNIEALERVRGEIGEEAYSRLKALILYRLEGREFERIPLEVKVAVAFSAGSDSTATLKILRWAGFEVVPITAKLPQMSEKTLKKVRSQNAILVEVPDYEETMGELIEKGAPICGRCHSMVMEAVEQKAKELGAKILATGDMLSSGLISIYKKGELVMLNLPAFLALDKEEIIEIIGGKYELSFGCPLLWELFRRAPSTKRLALQRILRETRARALTPKMAVELMRDVLSR